The genomic stretch CGGCATCCTCCCGGCGCGCGACGAGAGCGTCCTGCGCCCGGGCAGCGAGATCCTTCGCCCGCTCGGCTACGCCGACACCTCCAACTCGGCATGTCGCGACTGCCGTCACCTGCAAGCCGTCGCTCGCCTTGCCGATGGCGTCCCGCTATCGGCCGCGGTGCGCGACGTCGACCGCCACTTCGCCACGATGCGCACCGCCTACCCCGGCAAGTACGGGACCAACCAGATTGTCGTCACCCCGTTGCGTGACGAGCTGGTCGAGCAGACGCGCGGTCCGTTGCTCGCGCTGCTTGGGGCGGCGGCGCTCCTCGTGCTCATCGCGCTCGCCAACGTCACCAACCTCTTCCTGGCGCGCGGCATCCAGCGAGGGACCGAGGTAACCATCCGCGCCGCGCTCGGTGCCACTCGCTGGCGTCTCGCGCGTCACACGCTGCTGGAAGCGCTGCTCGTCTCCACGTTAGGCGGGCTGTTCGGCTTCGCCCTCGCCCACGCAGTGCTCGACGGGTTGCTTTCGCTGGCGCCCCGTTCGCTCCCACGACTCGACCAGGTGCGCCTCGATGCACCGCTCGTCGCCCTTGCCGTCTCGCTCGTCTTCGTCCTTGGCGCCGTGAGCGGACTCGTTCCCGCATTCTTCCTCCACACCTCGCGCATTCGGGAGCGACTCGTCACGACGGCGCGCACCGTCGCGCGCGGCGGGCACGACTTCGTGCGACGCTCGCTCGTCGTCTCCGAACTCGCGTTGTCGCTGCTCCTCCTGTTTGGGGCAGGGATCCTCGTGCAGAGTGTCCAGCGCCTGCTCGCGGTCGACGTAGGCTTCATCACCGACGACCGCATCGAGTTCTCGATCAGCGCGACCGGGACGAGCTTCGCCTCGGACGAGCTTACCTGGCAGCTCTGGCGCGAGGTGCTCGCCGGGGTGCGCGCCATTCCGGGTGTGACCTCGGCGGCGCTGACGTCGCAGCTCCCGCTGTCGGGCGACTACGACCGGTTCGGGATCCGTTGGGAAGATGCGTCGCTCAACCGCAGCGCGATGGACGGCGACGGATACCGTTTCGCCGTATCGGCCGACTACGCGCGCATCATGGGGCTGCGTCTCGTGGCGGGGCGGTTCTTCGAACCAGGCGACGTGGCCGGGCGCGACAGGGTCGCCGTGATCAACGAGTCGATGGCGCGGCGGCAGTTCGGTGACCGCAGCCCGTTAGGCCAACGCCTCCGCATGGGACCACCAGACGCGCCGTTTCGCACGGTGGTCGGCGTGGTCAGCGACGTGCGTCACCCCACACTCGACACGGAGGGGATCCCGGGACAGCTCTATCTTCCGATAGAACAGAACCCGTTCGCCGACTCATACATGCGCCTCGTCGTGCAGTCGCCGCTGGACGCCGAGGTGATCATCCGCCAGGTGCGCGACGTGATTCGCACGGTGAACCCCGCGGTCCCGATCGCCGAGGTGTCGACGCTCACTGCCCTCCTCGAGCGCGCAACGTCGCAGCGGCGATTCGCCGAGCGACTCTTCCAGTCGTTTGCGCTGGCCGCGCTCGTGCTTGCGGCGGTGGGAATTTTCGGCGTTTTCTCCGGGATGGTGGGGGAGCGCGTGCGCGAGATCGGGGTACGCTCGGCGTTAGGCGCGACGCGCGAACAGATCCTCGGTCATTTTCTATCGCAGGCGAGCGGGCTGGCGGTGACGGGGATCGTCATCGGCGCCGTGGGGAGCTACCTCATGGGAGAAGCGCTGCGCCCGCTCGCCTTCGGCATCTCGCCGCGTGACCCCATCACGATCTCCATCGCCGCGCTCGCGCTCGGCGTGGTCGCGCTGGCCTCGACGATGGGGCCAGCGTGGCGTGCGTCGCGGATCGAGGCGATGGAGGCGTTGCGAAGCGAGTGAGGGGCGGACGGGAGACGGGGGACGGGAGTGCGCGCGGCAGAGCCGCGCGCGGGGGGGGGCGATTGTGTGGGCTGTTTGCTGGCTTTAGAGCCGCTTTTCATCATCGACTTCGAGGCGCTTCCGCCGCCGCCGATCGGGTCGCCGGGGGGGAGCTGCAATGGCGGGGCGGGAATCACCTGCTCGGCGCGGTTCTCCCAGCGGCGAATGTCGGCCAGTGCCGCTGACTGCTGCGCCGTGCGCGCGGCGACGTCGATGCGCTCCAGGCGAAGGGCCAGCTTCCCCAGGCGGTCCGTGAGGACGGTGCGCGCGTCGGGTGAGACGTCGGCGCGGCTCCCCATTCGCATCAACTGGTCGATGACGACGCGCTGTGTGGTGCGCAGGACCTGCGCGCGATACCGGTCGCTGGGAACCGGCGCGTCCCACGTCACGGCGACCAGGCGGTCGACCACTTCCTCGAGCGAGGGGTAGTCGCCCATGCTCCCGTACGACACCAACCGCGTCATGCGTGCCGGGTGTAGGATCTCGCCCACGGTGAACGCCGCCGAGGCCTCGACAGCCGCAATCGGGTCGAACAGCACATCGCTGCGTCGGGCGAACGATTCGCCTTCCTCGTACCGGTCCGCCGGGGGCGGGATCATCTTCACGATGCGGTCAGGAAGGGCGAGGAAGTCGACCGAGAGTGTGCCGAGGATCGTCTCCAGTGCACGCCGTTGCTCGGCGCCCGCGATGATCGTGAGCGGGGGCTGCCCATCGCCGCGGATGGCGTTGGTGTAGTCGGCTCCCCCCAGCGACTGCACTGCTGCGCGCAGTTGGAATCGGTGATGCATGTACAGCGGGAGGAGGACAAACTCCAGCTTCGAGATCGGCTCCCCCGGGCGAATGACCTCCGGCCCGAACTTGTCGAGTCCAATCTGCCGGATGCGCATCTCCTCGACGAGCTGGTCGACGAGGTTGGCGCCGTTGTCCCACACCGAGGCGTACTGGTGCCCCGCGCCGATGAAGTTGTTGTTGGTGTAGCCCACGTAGCGCAGCCCGCGCTTGACGCCGGCGTCGGCAATGTCGCGCAGCGCCTTGGCTTCGTCGGTCCCGGCGGGGAAGTCCTGGTAGAGCCAGGTGACGGAGAGTTTGTCGTAGTCGCCGATCCCCGCCGCGTAGGCGTTGGAGAGGTCGATCCCTCCCTGTGGAGTGATGCGGGGGAGCGGGGCCGGGTAGTCCATCACCGTGGAGCGATTCTGCGCACTGCCGATGTAGTTGTGCGGAAAGCCTAACGTGTGCCCCACCTCGTGCGCCGAGAGCTGCCGCACGCGCGCCAGCGCCATCTGCAGCGCATCGCCCTTCTCCGCCACGGCAGCCAGGTACTCCACGCTCGGTGCATCCTCGAACTCGGCGTCGTTGTCGCCGCCACCAGGGCCGAACGGCGCGACCATCCCCACGCCGTGCAGGTAGTCCTGCCGCAGGCGGAGCGAGCCGAGGTTCACGTTGCCGCGCAGAATCTCACCCGTGCGCGGGTCCTCGACCGTCATCCCGTACGAGTAGCCGCGCGTGCGGCGATGGTTCCAGTGGATCAGGTTGTAGCGAATGTCGTCCGGGTCGGCGCTGTCGGGGAGGACGGCGACCCGGAACGCGTTGATGAAGCCCGCCGCCTCGAACGCCTGGTTCCACCAACTCGCCCCTTCCACGAGCGCGCTCCGCACCGGTTCGGGGATCCCCGGGTCGACGTAATAGGTGATGGGAGTGACGGGTTCCGACCTTGCGGCTGACGGGTTCCGCTTCTTGAGGCGGAAGCGTGACGCGAAGTGGCGGAAGATGTCCTGGTCGACGGGCTGCGCGAAGTCCATCACGTCGGGGCCGTTCACGCCGATGCGCGGATCGGAGAATCGCGGCGTGTAGCCGGCATCGGGGAGCGCGATGAACGAGTGATGCTGTCGCAGCGTCACCGCCTCACCCGTCGCCGCCACTCCCTGCACCAATGGGCCGGGGTTGCTGCTGGTGAAGGTGAGCAGCGCCTCGACCTCGGTGTTCTTCGGGAATGACTTGATGGCCGCCGGATAGAGCGTGCTGCGCGACGCGTCGAGCGAGAAGGAGCCCTGCCCCGATCGCGCCAGCGTCTGGATCACGCCGCGTGCATCGCGAAGGAAGAACGCGGTAGCATCCACCAGCACGCTGTTCCCGGTTTGGGCCACCACGTCGAAGCCCCAGTGCACCGACGGCGCGAAGGCATCGCGCACCGCCTCCACCTCGCGCGGGTTGGTGCTGTTGCGCGCCTGGAAGCGATAGTTAGGCTCGAGGAGGAGGACGCGCGGCCCCGTCTTCTTTGCCGCGAGGACATATGTCCCTCCCAACTGCCCGCGATCGATCCCCACCGGGTTGCTCCCCAGCCCCGACGCCATCGACACCTGGTAGAGGAACTCGGTGTCGAGATGGTCAATCTCCCAGTAGAGCCTGGCCGTCGCCTCATCCCAGTACAGGGTAAAGAAGCCGGGCATCGCCTTCATCCCCGCGGTGCGCTCGGCGATGGTGGGAACGGGCTTCGCCTGCGCAGCGAGTGCGCGAGCGCCGAGCGAGGTCGCAACGAGGACCAGGGCGACGAGGGCAAGGTCGGCGACGAGTCGCCGGACGGCGCGCGACGTGAGGCGATGCTGCCGCAGCGTGGAAGAACGATCCTGCATGCCGTGCACCTTGAGCGTGTGATGGAGGAGAGCCTGGCGCATGCGAACTCGAGCGAGTTGCACGCGCAGACGTTATCGCGACGCGGGGCGCCCCGCCATACGGCGAAGCGCCCCGCACCTGCATTCTCGCGCCCCCGGCGCCGCGGCCCGCCGAGTCCGCGCTAGCTCCCGCACTCCCCTGCGTTCACCGATGAATTTACCCCCCCGCTGGTCGCGCTCGCCGCCGTCGCGTCCACGATGTCGGCGGCGCGCGACTTGGGCAGCGTGTAGAGCGTCGATCGGTTCAGGTTTCCATCCGGATTGGTCAGGATGTCGAGGCAGGCCACGAGGTCCGAATGCACGAGGACCATCGGCGTGGTCCAGTAGTAGCTCGACCCGATGGTATGGAGGTAGAGGACGAGTCCACCGTCGGATCGCAGCGCCGCCGGCCGCACGATGATCTGGCTCTTCGAGTTCCCGCCGACCATGCCAAGGCGAACGCGCGAGCTGATGCCGGCGGAAGTCAGCGAGTAGATGTTGACGTCGAAGAAGCCGCTATTGCGGACATAGAGCGTGATGGGCGTGAGGACGGGCTCCGGCGCCTGGCCCTTGCCGCGGTGACACCCCACGCCCAGGGTGACCGCCGAGAGAATCGCCACCCCGAGGGCGGCGCGTTGTACCGTACGCATATCGTCGGCTCGTGGACGATGATGCGGTGGTACCCCGGCGTGCGAACGGGTTCCGCCGTCTCGTGGCTGGTTGTGCATTCGTGCCTTGCGCGCTGCCGTCATGCCGCGAAGAACGATCCGGGGCCCCCGGTGTCGGAGGTCGCACCCGGGGGTTAGGTTGGCGGCCCGACCGTCGAGTGGCCGCCACCCACACCCCTTCTCCCCTCCGGAGGGTTGCCTGCACGAGCATGTCGAGAAAGCGCTCCGGTCGCTCATCGCCGACGACGGCGACCGCGACCGCCTGTTGCACGAGCTTGCTGTCGAAGCCATTCCGCCTGGGAGCGTCTTGCGCACCGTGGGAGAGACGGTGCGCGACCTTATCGTCGTCGAGTGCGGCGTCGTCGAAGTCGAGACGCCGGGCGAGCTCCCGCGCTGGGGGACGCGCGGCGCGGTCATCGGGATGGCCGAGTCGCTGCTCGGCGCCCCGTCGCCATCGAGCGTAACGGCGATTCGCCATTCGCGCGTCGCACGTCTCCCGGCGCGTGCCATTTGGGAGCAGGGCGGCGGGGCGACTGGCGCGTTTGCCCTCTCGCAGCTCACGCGCTCGAGCACCATTGCACAGGCGCGCGACGAGGGGCTGCATACCGTCCCCCCTGACCCGCTCGTGATTGCCGTCATCCTCGAGGCGCTCGATGACGCGCGTGCGGTGCAGCTGGCGTCGCTGCTGGAGGCGGCGGTGGCCGGGATCACGGGTGGTCGCCTGGTGCGCCTCACCAATGCCGCGGCACACGCGTCAGTTGCCCTCGCCGACGAGTTGGCTGAGTGCGAGGCGGGGGCGGAGACGGTGGTCTACCTCGTCACAGCAGGAACGGGAGAGCGCGGCGCAGCGGTCACCGCGCACGCCGATCGCGTCATCCTCGTGCAGCCGCTCCTCGCCAGTGCTCCCGGTTCGCCGGCGCGCAATGTCGCTTGCGACGGCGCACCGCGTCGTCATACCGAGGTGGTCTACGTGGAGAGCGGTACGCAGTCGACGGCCGAGTCGACGCGCCGCATGCGCGCCCCCGCGCGCGTAAAGCGCACGCACCTCCTTCCCGAGCCGTCGGCGGCGCGCCTCGAGTTGCTCCTGGCGGGTATTCGCCAGGCGGCGCGCTCGCACGACAGGCTGCGCGACTTCGAGGTCTTCGCAGAGCTCACGCCGGCCGAGCTGGCATGGGTGCAGCGCGCCCTGCGCTGGGACCGTGTGGACGGGGGAAACGTCCTCGTGCGCCAAGGGGAACGGAGCGAGGCGCTCTGGCTCCTGCGTGCCGGACGCCTTGAGGTGGTGCGAGAGTCCAGCGGCCGGCAGCAGCATCTCGCCACGCTCGGCCCGGGGTCGGTGGTCGGAGAGGCGGCGCTCCTGTCCGGTGTGCCGCAGAGTGAGTCGGTGCGCGCGGTGCGCGACAGCACCGTGGCGCGACTGGAGCGTGAACAGGTCCTCTCGCTGATGGAGCGCTCGGTCGGCTTCGCGCGGGTGATGGCGCGCGTCATCGCCCGCGATGTCGTCACGCGCTCGTTTGGCGAGGGCGACCCCGGGGTCAAGCGCGGGCGCACGATCTCCATCATCCCGCTCGCCGAGCCGGGACGCGTGCGCGCCTTCGCCGCGCAACTCGCCGAGGCAATGCGACACGCAGGCTCCGACACCACGGTGGTCGACACCGCGCGCCTCGACTCGGCGTTAGGCGCGCAGGCGTCGACGACGCGGCGTGGCGACGTGGGCGACGCCGAGATCATCGCCTGGCTCAATCGGTTGGAGGAGCAGCACGAGACGGTCATCCTCGTGTGCGGCAGCGAGGTTGACTCGTGGGCGCGGCGCGCGGTGCGGCAGAGCGATGCGCTCCTGTTCGTGACCGATGCCAGTGCCTCGCCGGCCCGGCGATTGGTGGAGGCGGGGCTTCTTGCCGTCCCCACCATCGCCGCCGCGCCTCGCGGCTCAGGACACGACGGCGCGCCGGAACAGGCGATCGGCGCCACTGCCTTCGCCGGCGCCTGTCACCTGGTCTTGTTGCAGCCGGCGGGGATCGGCGAGGCGCGCGGGACGGCCGCGTGGCTGGCCGAACGCGCGTCGCACACGCACCACCACCTGCGCGAGGGGTCGCGCGAGGACCTCGACCGCCTCGCGCGTCGCCTCACGGGGCGCGCCGTCGCCATCGCCTTTAGCGGCGCGGCGTCGCGCGCGCCCGCGCACTTCGGCGCGGTG from Gemmatimonadaceae bacterium encodes the following:
- a CDS encoding zinc-dependent metalloprotease, whose protein sequence is MRQALLHHTLKVHGMQDRSSTLRQHRLTSRAVRRLVADLALVALVLVATSLGARALAAQAKPVPTIAERTAGMKAMPGFFTLYWDEATARLYWEIDHLDTEFLYQVSMASGLGSNPVGIDRGQLGGTYVLAAKKTGPRVLLLEPNYRFQARNSTNPREVEAVRDAFAPSVHWGFDVVAQTGNSVLVDATAFFLRDARGVIQTLARSGQGSFSLDASRSTLYPAAIKSFPKNTEVEALLTFTSSNPGPLVQGVAATGEAVTLRQHHSFIALPDAGYTPRFSDPRIGVNGPDVMDFAQPVDQDIFRHFASRFRLKKRNPSAARSEPVTPITYYVDPGIPEPVRSALVEGASWWNQAFEAAGFINAFRVAVLPDSADPDDIRYNLIHWNHRRTRGYSYGMTVEDPRTGEILRGNVNLGSLRLRQDYLHGVGMVAPFGPGGGDNDAEFEDAPSVEYLAAVAEKGDALQMALARVRQLSAHEVGHTLGFPHNYIGSAQNRSTVMDYPAPLPRITPQGGIDLSNAYAAGIGDYDKLSVTWLYQDFPAGTDEAKALRDIADAGVKRGLRYVGYTNNNFIGAGHQYASVWDNGANLVDQLVEEMRIRQIGLDKFGPEVIRPGEPISKLEFVLLPLYMHHRFQLRAAVQSLGGADYTNAIRGDGQPPLTIIAGAEQRRALETILGTLSVDFLALPDRIVKMIPPPADRYEEGESFARRSDVLFDPIAAVEASAAFTVGEILHPARMTRLVSYGSMGDYPSLEEVVDRLVAVTWDAPVPSDRYRAQVLRTTQRVVIDQLMRMGSRADVSPDARTVLTDRLGKLALRLERIDVAARTAQQSAALADIRRWENRAEQVIPAPPLQLPPGDPIGGGGSASKSMMKSGSKASKQPTQSPPPARGSAARTPVPRLPSAPHSLRNASIASIRDARHAGPIVEASATTPSASAAMEIVMGSRGEMPKASGRSASPMR
- a CDS encoding cyclic nucleotide-binding domain-containing protein, encoding MRTVGETVRDLIVVECGVVEVETPGELPRWGTRGAVIGMAESLLGAPSPSSVTAIRHSRVARLPARAIWEQGGGATGAFALSQLTRSSTIAQARDEGLHTVPPDPLVIAVILEALDDARAVQLASLLEAAVAGITGGRLVRLTNAAAHASVALADELAECEAGAETVVYLVTAGTGERGAAVTAHADRVILVQPLLASAPGSPARNVACDGAPRRHTEVVYVESGTQSTAESTRRMRAPARVKRTHLLPEPSAARLELLLAGIRQAARSHDRLRDFEVFAELTPAELAWVQRALRWDRVDGGNVLVRQGERSEALWLLRAGRLEVVRESSGRQQHLATLGPGSVVGEAALLSGVPQSESVRAVRDSTVARLEREQVLSLMERSVGFARVMARVIARDVVTRSFGEGDPGVKRGRTISIIPLAEPGRVRAFAAQLAEAMRHAGSDTTVVDTARLDSALGAQASTTRRGDVGDAEIIAWLNRLEEQHETVILVCGSEVDSWARRAVRQSDALLFVTDASASPARRLVEAGLLAVPTIAAAPRGSGHDGAPEQAIGATAFAGACHLVLLQPAGIGEARGTAAWLAERASHTHHHLREGSREDLDRLARRLTGRAVAIAFSGAASRAPAHFGAVRAMREHALPIDVMAGSSSGAGVAALLACGWSYEATLAHALRIIKDGIPTLRQFQPPYTALTSGKEAGEVLQAVFGERQLEDQLVPVTITAVDIRRHRLALYRRGPIWKLLRASGSLPLLWPPVWHEEELLVDGAILNYLPMDVFGEEVAFGLTIGSNLEISSKPGEPAFANTMRYGTWISGWRYLWRRLTGKKKPRPPRIVEILYHAMAIPSFHQQAAMERLGERENVCILTPPLGSFGLFGADAEVGKQLERETHAYAREALAPVAARWRERRGHA